In Silene latifolia isolate original U9 population chromosome X, ASM4854445v1, whole genome shotgun sequence, the following proteins share a genomic window:
- the LOC141620131 gene encoding uncharacterized protein LOC141620131 has product MDSPQPSMDQAESSFVPGIPQTCDAQKTKELSDLVGIPLIDLGVIVEDAVSSHSEKEDEEEGLTMVLGKRPSPSKISEPSSSSKDLLQLTIDDVASEVKYWETAVVCYVLGGNPPWELLQGFVQKLWGVYKFDKILFFPNGVFLVRFPTLECQNLVLQQGFPMFDNKPLVVKPWTEDCTFQKERVNHVPIWLRLCGLPLKFWGKSSLEKLAGLLGKFLKRDAATKNKTRLGYARLLVEVEVGQEFPDKLYFKDEKGSEISILVEYEWKPIVCGSCKGIGHSQEACKKRQTPEPKPKGQQVPGAKPVQKIWRPIQKPVTAAPPVVPVSQGRTTPEHPFGGIVHHNSALLTPVTILQQVISQEHQVAHSHRSPSKSYAEAITESSKGKGKVNGGLEEPPGLQGINNNLYHNGGRVWLIWNPQVFKVDVLHIDDQVISSQVFEIATVDKFYFSVVYGHNDDDQRLPLWSHLKDFYDNFHGHWGICGDFNNDIKGKWAFFTWNNKQVPRSSGFSKIDRFLVNEDWMDQDPDAYAHFMPKSLIIILLEPVQSVWNTSVAGTLMYQLVSKLKLLKKPLKVLNRNRFSDVEKAVGIAHLLLEELQLKMHDNPSDIEILAAGKEAAENYRHLCKVQHSFLSQKAKIEWIKYGDENTKFFS; this is encoded by the exons ATGGATTCACCGCAACCTTCAATGGATCAAGCAGAATCTTCATTTGTACCAGGGATTCCACAGACCTGCGATGCTCAAAAGACAAAAGAATTGAGTGATCTTGTGGGGATTCCTTTGATAGATTTGGGGGTTATTGTTGAAGATGCTGTCAGTTCGCATTCGGAGAAAGAGGATGAAGAGGAGGGATTGACTATGGTTTTAGGTAAACGACCTTCTCCTTCTAAGATATCTGAACCTTCGTCTTCGTCAAAGGATTTACTTCAGCTTACTATTGATGATGTTGCTTCTGAGGTTAAGTATTGGGAGACAGCTGTAGTCTGTTATGTGTTGGGGGGGAATCCTCCTTGGGAATTACTTCAAGGGTTTGTTCAGAAGTTATGGGGAGTGTATAAATTTGACAAGATATTGTTCTTCCCTAATGGAGTGTTCTTAGTGAGATTCCCTACCTTAGAATGTCAGAATTTGGTACTGCAGCAGGGTTTTCCTATGTTTGACAACAAACCACTAGTTGTTAAGCCTTGGACTGAGGACTGTACCTTTCAGAAAGAGAGAGTCAACCATGTCCCTATCTGGCTTCGTCTTTGTGGCTTACCTCTCAAGTTTTGGGGTAAATCTAGTCTTGAGAAATTAGCTGGTTTACTTGGGAAATTCTTGAAAAGAGATGCAGCAACTAAAAACAAAACTAGGTTAGGGTATGCTCGACTACTGGTGGAAGTTGAGGTTGGCCAGGAATTCCCAGACAAGCTGTATTTTAAGGATGAAAAAGGGTCTGAAATCAGTATACTTGTGGAGTATGAATGGAAGCCTATTGTGTGTGGGTCATGTAAGGGTATTGGTCATAGTCAGGAGGCGTGCAAGAAACGACAAACTCCTGAACCTAAGCCTAAAGGCCAGCAGGTGCCAGGGGCCAAACCAGTTCAGAAGATTTGGAGACCTATACAAAAACCTGTGACAGCAGCTCCACCTGTGGTTCCTGTGAGTCAAGGAAGAACAACACCTGAACATCCTTTTGGGGGGATTGTGCATCATAATTCGGCTCTTCTTACTCCTGTAACTATCCTGCAACAGGTGATAAGTCAGGAACACCAGGTAGCTCATTCTCACCGGTCTCCTAGTAAATCTTATGCTGAGGCAATTACTGAAAGCTCAAAGGGTAAAGGAAAAGTGAATGGGGGATTAGAGGAACCACCTGGACTA CAAGGGATAAATAATAATCTTTATCATAATGGGGGAAGAGTTTGGCTTATTTGGAATCCTCAAGTGTTTAAGGTTGATGTCCTTCATATTGATGATCAAGTTATTTCTTCTCAAGTGTTTGAAATTGCTACTGTGGACAAATTTTATTTCTCTGTTGTTTATGGTCACAATGATGATGATCAGAGACTACCTCTTTGGTCTCATTTAAAGGATTTCTATGATAATTTTCATGGTCACTGGGGGATATGTGGTGATTTTAATAAT GATATCAAAGGGAAATGGGCTTTCTTTACCTGGAACAACAAGCAAGTGCCTAGATCTAGTGGCTTCTCTAAGATTGATCGTTTCTTAGTCAATGAGGATTGGATGGATCAAGATCCTGATGCCTATGCTCATTTTATGCCAAAATCTTTGATCATAATCCTTCTT GAGCCTGTTCAGTCAGTTTGGAATACCTCAGTTGCAGGGACTCTTATGTACCAGCTTGTGTCTAAACTGAAGCTTCTGAAGAAGCCTTTGAAAGTTTTGAATAGGAATAGGTTCTCTGATGTGGAAAAAGCTGTAGGCATTGCTCATCTGCTCTTAGAGGAGCTGCAGCTTAAGATGCATGATAACCCTTCTGATATCGAAATCCTTGCAGCTGGGAAGGAAGCTGCTGAAAATTATAGACATTTGTGCAAGGTGCAACATAGCTTTCTCagtcaaaaagccaaaatagagtgGATAAAATATGGggatgagaataccaaatttttTTCATAG
- the LOC141620132 gene encoding uncharacterized protein LOC141620132, with protein sequence MATALPLAHIMEMEIEVVVPPVLSPLELSVEVKITPQELEDFARSHNRPWLAMGDFNDTRFLQERSGDSDCMRQRCNKFNAWFETNNWIDLNYSGPIHTCSRGHSADSSKWARLDRAICNSSWRVMFAEGSIRHLVANQSDHCSIIFNTNGFAPIPSILRPLWFQATWMCHAKFSESIAHNWNNELPLIPFINSFVEKLQTWNKAVFRNIFERKKSLERRLLGVQRKLLYRGTDFLEI encoded by the exons ATGGCAACGGCCTTGCCACTTGCCCACATAATGGAGATGGAGATAGAAGTGGTGGTACCACCAGTATTGTCCCCACTGGAACTCTCTGTGGAAGTGAAAATCACCCCTCAG GAACTGGAGGATTTTGCTCGATCCCATAATCGACCTTGGCTTGCCATGGGAGATTTTAATGACACAAGATTTTTGCAAGAGAGAAGTGGGGATAGTGATTGCATGCGTCAGAGATGTAACAAATTCAATGCATGGTTTGAGACCAACAATTGGATTGACTTGAATTACTCTGGTCCTATTCATACTTGTTCTAGGGGACACTCGGCAGACTCGAGCAAGTGGGCTAGGTTAGATAGAGCCATTTGCAATTCATCATGGAGGGTAATGTTTGCGGAAGGCTCGATACGGCATCTTGTTGCAAATCAATCGGATCATTGTTCGATTATTTTTAATACAAATGGGTTTGCTCCAATTCCTAGTATCCTTAGACCTTTATGGTTCCAAGCGACGTGGATGTGTCATGCTAAATTCTCGGAATCTATTGCACATAATTGGAATAATGAACTACCTCTGATTCCGTTCATCAATAGTTTTGTAGaaaaactacaaacatggaacaAGGCGGTATTTCGTAATATTTTTGAAAGGAAAAAGAGTCTTGAACGCCGTTTACTTGGTGTTCAACGTAAGCTATTATACCGGGGGACTGATTTTTTGGAAATTTGA